In Candidatus Omnitrophota bacterium, the genomic stretch ATGCTTCCAAGGTGTTCAACCAGTTGTTGAAGGCCCCGGACAAAGCGACGCCGGTCGATTACCAGAAGATCATCGACTCTTTCCGCGAGATAACCATCCGGTACCCGATGTGGCCTAACAGCGGGCAGGCGCAATTTAATATAGGCCAGCTCTATGCCATGCAGGGGAATTTTTCCAAGGCGAGGGATGAATTCATGGTCATCCTTAAGGATTACGCGGCGAACACCGATCTGTGCGCCAGGAGCCTTTTTGCGGCGGCGTTGGTATATGAGAGGGAGGATAACTGGCCCAAGGCGAAAGAAACTTTCGACAGGTTAGAAAAAGACTATACCGACACAGGGACGGCATTCCAGGTGCCGCTGCATGTCGCCGAGTATTATAAAGTAAAAGGGAAGAACGCCGAGGCGGACGCCGCTTATCTCGTTGCGCTGGATAAATACAAGAAGATGATCAAGGACAGGCCTAAGACCTACGGCGCCCTGCTTACGATCGACCTGGTGGTAAATTGTTATACCGACCAGGAGAAATGGAATGAGGCCGTGGATTATTTAGGCGGCCTCGTCAACGACTATCCTGATACCCTGCTTGCCCCAAAGGCCAAACTCATACAGGCCGCTATCTATGAGCAGAAACTCAACCAACTAGAAAAGTCGCGCGAGCTTTACGACGAAATAATCAAGAATTACTCCAAGACGCCGTTCGCGAAAACCGCCCAGCAGCAGGTCGAAAGGCTTAATAAGCCCAAATAAGATGAAGAATATTTCCAGGTATGGTCCGATAATAGTCGCGGCCCTTTTAATGCTGATATACCTGCCTACTTTTGTATGGATGAAAGCCCGTTTTGATGAAGTGGAATCGTATTATTCCCACGGATACCTCGTCCCCCTGGTTTTTGCTTACCTTATCTGGATGAAGAGGGATGAACTGAGAAAATGCGCTATTAAACCCGCCGGCCTGGCATTGCTTATTTTCGTTCCCGCGCTCCTGGTCCATCTCCTGGCCTATTTCTTCGAGATCAATTTCGTATCGGGATTTACCCTTATTGCGGCGATATTCGGCCTCGCATTGTATCTGTACGGGCCGGATATCGCTAAAAAGACGGCTTTCCCTGTCATATTTTTAATATTTATGGTCCCCCTGCCCCAGGTCATGATAATAAATATAAGTTTTAAAATGAAGATGATGGCCGCGCAGGTCGCGACAGGCATCGTTAACCTCATTGGCATACACGCCGTAAGGGACGGGAGCATAGTTTACCTTAAGCCGGACACTTCGCTGACAATAGGAAGCCCGTGCAGCGGGCTGAGTTCCCTGATCGCGCTGACGGCGTTAGGCGCGCTATACGCTTACCTGGCAAAGATGTCCGGGTCGAGGAAAATTATCCTTTTCCTCCTGTCGATACCGATAGCCTTGGCGGCTAACATATTCAGGATAGTCATGCTTCTTCTTGTGGGTTTCGCGTATGACGCGAAAGTGGCGACCGGTCCGTTTGTGCACGGTTTCCTGGCGTTCTTACTTTATATCTTCGCTATCGCAGGGTTATTAATAGTAGGGAGAATGTTGTCGTGGGCAAAAATGAACGCAACCTAATAATCGCGATCGTCATCTTAGCCGCTTGCGGGGCGTGTGTCTTCGGGATCTCTACCGTCAAAAGGGCCCCGTCCCGGGCCGTAAAATTAATGGAGTTCCCCCTTAATCTCGGCGAATGGACAGGGAAGGATATCAAGTTCGAAGATAAGGAATACGAAAAACAGGTTTACGAGATACTCGGCACAGACAAGGTCCTGATCAGGGCATACTCGGACAGGAAGAATGAGTCGGCCGCGGTACAGGTGGTCTATTCCGACCAGAAGAGGCAGAGTTTCCATCCGCCCGAATATTG encodes the following:
- the xrt gene encoding exosortase; this translates as MKNISRYGPIIVAALLMLIYLPTFVWMKARFDEVESYYSHGYLVPLVFAYLIWMKRDELRKCAIKPAGLALLIFVPALLVHLLAYFFEINFVSGFTLIAAIFGLALYLYGPDIAKKTAFPVIFLIFMVPLPQVMIINISFKMKMMAAQVATGIVNLIGIHAVRDGSIVYLKPDTSLTIGSPCSGLSSLIALTALGALYAYLAKMSGSRKIILFLLSIPIALAANIFRIVMLLLVGFAYDAKVATGPFVHGFLAFLLYIFAIAGLLIVGRMLSWAKMNAT
- a CDS encoding tetratricopeptide repeat protein, yielding MLKKTIIIPFIFAAAVMLNGCDSGTYSAEKRFWHASKVFNQLLKAPDKATPVDYQKIIDSFREITIRYPMWPNSGQAQFNIGQLYAMQGNFSKARDEFMVILKDYAANTDLCARSLFAAALVYEREDNWPKAKETFDRLEKDYTDTGTAFQVPLHVAEYYKVKGKNAEADAAYLVALDKYKKMIKDRPKTYGALLTIDLVVNCYTDQEKWNEAVDYLGGLVNDYPDTLLAPKAKLIQAAIYEQKLNQLEKSRELYDEIIKNYSKTPFAKTAQQQVERLNKPK